The Rhododendron vialii isolate Sample 1 chromosome 8a, ASM3025357v1 genome has a window encoding:
- the LOC131335875 gene encoding cell division cycle protein 48 homolog, translated as MADPSPSSQNPGHPPPSSSDSKSDKKDYSTAILEKKKSPNRLIVDEALNDDNSVVCMHPAKMDALQFFRGDTILIKGKKRRDTIGIALVDEHCEEPKIRMNKVVRANLRVRLGDVVSVHQCPDVKYGKRVHILPIDDSIEGLTGNLFDVFLKPYFLEAYRPVRKSDLFQVRGGMRSVEFKVVDTDPGEYCVVAPDTEIFCEGEPIKREDEERLNEVGYDDVGGVRKQMAQIRELVELPLRHPQLFKAIGVKPPKGILLYGPPGSGKTLIAKAVANETGAFFFLINGPEIMSKMAGESESNLRKAFEEAEKNAPSIIFIDEIDSIAPKREKTHGEVERRIVSQLLTLMDGLKSRAHVIVMGATNRPNSIDPALRRFGRFDREIDVGVPDEVGRLEVLRIHTKNMKLAEDVDLERAARDTHGYVGADLAALCTEAALQCIREKMDVIDLEDETIDAEVLNSMAVSNEHFLTALGASNPSALRETVVEVPNVSWADIGGLDNVKRELQETVQYPVEHPEKFEKFGMSPSKGVLFYGPPGCGKTLLAKAIANECQANFISVKGPELLTMWFGESEANVREIFDKARQSAPCVLFFDELDSIATQRGSSIGDAGGAADRVLNQLLTEMDGMTAKKTVFIIGATNRPDIIDPALLRPGRLDQLIYIPLPDEASRLQIFKACLRKSPISKDVDLAALARYTQGFSGADITEICQRACKYAIRENIEMDIERERKRQENPEAMEEDNVYDVSEIKPAHFEESMKYARRSVSDADIRKYQLFAQTLQQSRGIGSEFRFPDRPGNSTADGASDPFSSAVAAGDDDDLYS; from the exons ATGGCAGACCCAAGCCCATCATCTCAAAACCCTGGTCaccctcctccttcctcgtCCGACTC GAAAAGTGACAAGAAAGATTATTCCACTGCAATTCTGGAGAAGAAAAAGTCTCCAAATCGTCTTATCGTGGATGAAGCTCTAAATGATGATAATTCTGTGGTTTGTATGCACCCTGCTAAAATGGATGCTCTCCAGTTCTTTCGAGGAGACACAATTTTGATCAAG GGTAAGAAACGAAGAGATACAATTGGCATTGCTCTCGTTGATGAGCACTGCGAAGAACCAAAAATCAGAATGAACAAAGTTGTTCGAGCGAACCTTAGGGTACGCCTCGGAGATGTCGTATCAGTTCATCAGTGTCCTGACGTGAAGTATGGAAAGCGAGTTCACATCCTTCCAATTGATGACTCTATTGAGGGCCTCACAGGCAACCTGTTTGATGTATTTTTGAAAC CATATTTCTTGGAAGCCTACCGACCTGTGAGGAAGAGTGACCTTTTCCAAGTTAGAGGTGGAATGCGAAGTGTTGAATTCAAAGTAGTGGATACAGACCCTGGTGAATACTGTGTTGTTGCACCAGATACAGAGATCTTCTGTGAGGGAGAACCCATTAAACGCGAAGATGAGGAGAGACTGAATGAAGTTGGATATGATGATGTTGGCGGTGTACGAAAACAAATGGCTCAAATCCGTGAGCTAGTTGAGCTTCCTTTGAGACATCCACAGCTCTTCAAGGCAATTGGCGTGAAGCCCCCCAAAGGTATCCTGCTTTATGGTCCACCCGGGTCTGGGAAAACACTAATTGCAAAAGCCGTAGCGAATGAAACAGGCGCATTTTTCTTCTTGATAAACGGCCCTGAGATAATGTCGAAGATGGCTGGTGAGAGCGAAAGCAACTTGAGGAAGGCATTTGAGGAAGCTGAAAAGAATGCCCCATCTATCATCTTCATTGATGAAATAGATTCCATTGCTCCGAAGAGGGAAAAAACTCACGGTGAAGTGGAGAGGAGGATAGTGTCCCAACTTTTGACTTTAATGGATGGCCTTAAGTCCAGAGCTCATGTGATTGTCATGGGGGCTACCAACAGGCCAAACAGCATTGACCCTGCTCTGCGGAGATTCGGGAGGTTTGACCGAGAGATTGATGTCGGTGTACCAGATGAGGTGGGAAGGTTGGAAGTCCTTCGGATCCATACAAAAAACATGAAACTTGCTGAAGAT GTTGATCTTGAAAGAGCCGCAAGAGATACGCATGGTTATGTTGGTGCGGATCTTGCTGCTCTTTGTACTGAGGCTGCTCTTCAGTGCATTAGAGAGAAAATGGATGTCATTGACCTGGAGGATGAGACAATTGATGCTGAAGTATTGAATTCCATGGCTGTTTCTAACGAGCACTTCCTAACGGCTTTGGGGGCTTCCAATCCCTCTGCCCTTCGTGAAACT GTTGTGGAGGTTCCCAATGTGTCCTGGGCGGATATTGGTGGGTTGGACAATGTTAAGAGAGAGCTTCAAGAG ACTGTCCAATATCCAGTGGAGCATCCGGAGAAGTTCGAAAAATTTGGCATGTCTCCTTCCAAGGGAGTTCTCTTTTATGGTCCTCCTGGATGTGGGAAAACCTTGCTTGCCAAGGCAATCGCTAATGAGTGCCAGGCTAACTTCATAAGTGTCAAGGGACCCGAGTTGCTAACAATGTGGTTTGGAGAAAGTGAGGCAAATGTCCGAGAGATATTCGACAAGGCACGCCAGTCGGCTCCGTGTGTCCTTTTCTTTGATGAACTCGATTCTATCGCTACTCAG CGTGGGAGTTCAATAGGAGATGCTGGTGGTGCTGCGGATAGAGTTTTGAACCAACTACTGACAGAAATGGACGGTATGACGGCAAAGAAAACAGTATTTATCATAGGGGCAACAAACAGGCCAGACATTATTGATCCGGCATTACTCAGGCCTGGACGTCTAGACCAGTTGATTTACATCCCACTCCCGGATGAGGCTTCTCGTCTTCAGATTTTTAAAGCGTGCTTACGAAAGTCTCCAATCTCTAAGGATGTTGACCTGGCTGCGCTTGCACGGTATACGCAAGGGTTTAGTGGGGCCGACATAACTGAAATTTGCCAGCGTGCCTGCAAATATGCCATTAGAGAGAATATTGAAATG gatattgagagagagagaaagaggcaaGAGAACCCTGAAGCAATGGAAGAAGACAACGTATATGATGTTTCTGAAATTAAGCCAGCACATTTTGAAGAGTCGATGAAGTACGCCCGCCGAAGTGTCAGCGATGCAGATATTAGGAAATACCAGTTGTTTGCTCAAACTCTACAGCAATCGCGTGGAATTGGATCCGAGTTTCGGTTTCCAGATCGCCCAGGCAATTCAACAGCAGATGGAGCTTCAGACCCTTTTTCGTCTGCCGTGGCTGCCGGAGACGACGATGATCTGTACAGCTGA
- the LOC131298728 gene encoding uncharacterized protein LOC131298728, protein MKVKLKNDNLAGRTMIQALFEELCQGDFTFYVAHDQNGRLTHLFFAHPSSIALTRSYTTVFVMDCTYKTNRYKMPLLDIIGVSSFNSSFYSCFVFLAKEGEEDYVWALQMFRRILGPACYPTVIVFDRELALMNAIKNEKEYMLSYIQRTWLPFKERFVKAWTEKCAYFGNHVSSRAEGAHGKLKKYLQVSTGDLHQVKNKICLAIENEFKEINAQLSSEKIRIPHNCNISFFKEIINRVSVYAMREILKQYEMVKHGTMQPVCTEHFMATMGLPCAHKMIDWKVGEVLKGLIHELEDKYEAWPPTQKERAQERISQLVNPSLPLLFEPNVQCPKGRPSGSKKGKESGSTRRIPSKFEIVDTTKRKCSICKGVGHNSRTCLQKFGTNEFNASHIANPNDDGPTMNVIDLHTISTSSNCFWLDD, encoded by the exons ATGAAGGTTAAACTTAAAAATGACAATTTGGCCGGACGAACTATGATCCAAGCATTATTTGAAGAGCTTTGTCAAGGTGATTTTACTTTTTATGTTGCACATGATCAAAATGGTCGTTTGACGCATCTATTTTTTGCACACCCTTCTTCCATTGCATTGACAAGGAGCTATACAACTGTTTTTGTGATGGATTGCACTTACAAGACTAATAGATACAAGATGCCACTACTTGATATCATTGGAGTTTCAAGTTTTAACAGTTCGTTTTACTCATGCTTTGTATTCTTGGCaaaagagggagaagaagattACGTTTGGGCTTTACAAATGTTTAGGAGAATATTGGGTCCCGCTTGTTATCCTACTGTCATTGTGTTCGATAGGGAGTTGGCCTTGATGAATGCTATAAAG AATGAGAAGGAGTACATGTTAAGCTATATTCAAAGGACATGGCTTCCATTTAAAGAACGATTTGTAAAAGCATGGACTGAAAAGTGTGCTTATTTTGGAAATCATGTTTCTTCGAGGGCGGAAGGTGCTCatggaaaattgaagaaatatttGCAAGTTTCAACCGGTGATCTCCATCAAGTGAAGAACAAGATATGCCTTGCGATTGAGAATGAATTTAAAGAGATAAATGCTCAACTCTCAAGTGAGAAGATTCGAATACCTCACAATTGcaacatttctttctttaaagaAATCATCAATCGTGTGTCAGTGTATGCTATGCGAGAGATACTTAAACAATATGAAATGGTTAAACATGGGACAATGCAGCCAGTTTGCACGGAACACTTCATGGCAACAATGGGTCTCCCTTGTGCACATAAGATGATTGATTGGAAAG TGGGGGAAGTATTAAAAGGATTGATCCATGAGTTGGAAGATAAATATGAAGCATGGCCTCCAACTCAAAAGGAACGCGCTCAAGAGAGGATTTCTCAACTTGTAAATCCATCACTTCCATTACTTTTTGAGCCAAATGTTCAATGTCCTAAAGGACGTCCATCAGGgtcaaagaaaggaaaggaatctGGGTCAACAAGACGAATTCCTTCGAAGTTTGAGATCGTGGATACAACTAAACGAAAATGTAGCATTTGTAAAGGTGTTGGTCATAATAGTCGAACATGTCTGCAAAAATTTGGGACAAATGAGTTTAATGCAAGTCATATAGCTAATCCAAATGATGATGGACCGACTATGAATGTGATTGACCTACACACAATTTCTACTTCAAGTAACTGCTTTTGGTTGGATGATTGA
- the LOC131335876 gene encoding leucine-rich repeat receptor-like serine/threonine-protein kinase RGI4 has product MPVNPWPLFFSTLLLLFSFIITSSFALNPQGQSLLSWKQTLNGSLEALNNWDSTDDTPCGWFGITCNLDDDVVALNLTYIDLFGTVPSNFASLLSLEKLVLSGTNLTGSIPNAIGSLPELTYLDLSDNALTGEIPSEIQNLLKLEELYLNSNRLVGPIPVGMGNLTSLTTLILYDNQLSGGIPSSIGNLQNLEVIRAGGNKNLQGPLPQEIGNCTNLVMLGLAETSISGFLPPSLGQLKKLETIAIYTALLSGQIPSEIGDCTSLQFIYLYENSLSGSIPRTLGNLKNLQNLLLWQNNLVGTLPTELGNCSELLIIDCSMNSLTGKIPDSFGNLTSLQELQLSVNQISGEIPSNLGNCAGMTQIELDNNQITGSIPAELGNIRNLTILFLWQNKLEGNIPSSISFCHNLQAIDLSQNALTGPIPKGLFQLTQLNKLLLLSNNLSGNIPLEIGQCSSLIRFRANDNDLTGPIPPQIGNLSNLNFLDLGSNQLTGVIPAQISGCRNLTYLDLHSNSIAGNLPENLNELVSLQYGDVSDNLIGGTLSPSLGSLSSLTKLVLAKNRFSGPIPTQIGSCLGLQLLDLSSNNLSGEIPASIGKIPALEIALNLSCNGLSGEIPEEFTALNKLGVLDLSHNQLSGDLQYLAGLQNLVVLNVSDNDFSGRVPDTSFFSKLPLSMLDGNPNLCLSGNRCAAGNGGGSAEHGRAARVAMVVLLCGACALLLAALYIILGGQRRAHKAHISDGDMAEMGPPWDVTLYQKLDLSIDDVAKCLTDGNVIGHGRTGVVYRANVPSGLTIAVKRFQPAEKYSASAFSSENATLARIRHRNIVRLLGWAANKKTKLLFYDHLPNGTLGELLHEGGCGGRVVEWGIRFKIALDVAEGLAYLHHDCVPAILHRDVKAHNILLGDRYEACLADFGLARLVEDEHGTFSAKPQFAGSYGYIAPEYACMLKITEKSDVYSYGVVLLETITGKKPVDPSFPENQHVIQWVRDHLKSKKDPVDIIDPKLQGHPDTQIQEMLQALGISLLCTSNRAEDRPAMKDVVALLREIRQESGAGGEAKKSAKNSEVGSYSSSSVTPAQLMLLQGSSNCSLVYSSSSGSYLSGSNINQ; this is encoded by the exons ATGCCTGTAAATCCATGGCCTCTCTTCTTTTCCActcttctccttctcttttCCTTCATCATAACTTCTTCTTTCGCCCTCAACCCACAAGGCCAATCCCTCCTCTCCTGGAAACAAACCCTCAACGGATCCCTCGAGGCCTTGAACAACTGGGACTCCACCGATGACACCCCCTGCGGGTGGTTCGGAATCACCTGCAATCTCGACGACGACGTTGTGGCGCTCAACTTGACTTATATCGATTTATTCGGTACCGTCCCTTCGAATTTCGCCTCGCTCCTCTCCTTGGAGAAGCTCGTCTTGTCGGGAACGAACCTGACCGGTTCCATCCCGAACGCGATCGGTTCGCTCCCCGAACTCACGTACTTGGACTTGAGCGACAATGCCTTGACCGGCGAAATCCCGAGCGAGATCCAAAACTTGCTCAAACTCGAGGAGCTTTATCTCAATTCGAACCGCCTCGTGGGTCCGATCCCGGTCGGAATGGGGAACCTCACTAGTTTGACGACGTTGATATTATACGACAACCAACTCAGTGGCGGGATTCCAAGCAGTATTGGGAACTTGCAGAATCTCGAAGTGATACGAGCCGGTGGAAACAAGAATCTCCAGGGGCCGTTGCCCCAGGAGATTGGAAACTGCACCAACTTGGTGATGCTGGGATTGGCCGAGACTAGCATCTCGGGTTTCCTCCCTCCTAGTCTCGGCCAATTAAAAAAGCTCGAGACGATCGCAATCTACACGGCACTCCTCTCGGGCCAAATTCCATCCGAGATTGGAGACTGCACTTCGCTCCAATTCATCTACTTGTACGAAAATTCTCTCTCGGGTTCGATTCCGAGGACCTTGGGGAATCTGAAAAACCTCCAGAATCTCTTGCTTTGGCAAAACAATCTAGTTGGCACGCTTCCAACCGAGCTGGGTAATTGCAGTGAGTTGTTGATTATCGACTGTTCCATGAATTCACTCACTGGAAAAATCCCAGATAGTTTCGGCAACTTGACATCATTGCAAGAGTTGCAGTTGAGCGTCAATCAAATCTCGGGGGAAATACCGTCAAATTTGGGAAATTGTGCCGGTATGACTCAGATTGAGCTCGATAACAATCAAATCACCGGTTCAATTCCTGCTGAACTGGGGAATATCAGGAATCTGACGATCCTGTTCTTGTGGCAAAACAAGCTCGAAGGCAACATACCTTCGAGTATTTCGTTCTGCCACAATCTGCAAGCCATCGACCTGTCGCAAAACGCATTGACGGGTCCCATCCCAAAAGGTTTATTCCAATTGACCCAGCTGAACAAGTTGCTGCTGCTGTCCAACAATTTATCCGGCAATATTCCGCTGGAGATCGGACAATGCTCGAGCCTGATTCGGTTTCGGGCCAACGACAACGACCTCACCGGACCGATTCCGCCGCAGATTGGGAACTTGTCGAATCTGAATTTCCTTGACCTCGGATCAAATCAGCTCACCGGGGTTATACCGGCGCAGATCTCCGGCTGCCGGAATCTGACTTATCTCGACTTGCATTCCAACTCCATCGCTGGGAACCTGCCGGAGAATCTGAATGAGCTTGTTTCGCTCCAGTATGGGGATGTTTCCGATAATCTCATCGGAGGCACATTGAGTCCGAGTCTCGGATCGCTGAGTTCGCTCACCAAACTCGTCCTGGCGAAGAACCGGTTTTCGGGCCCGATTCCAACGCAGATTGGATCCTGTTTGGGGCTTCAGTTACTGGATCTGAGCAGTAACAACCTCTCCGGTGAGATTCCGGCGAGCATTGGTAAGATTCCGGCGCTGGAAATCGCTCTCAATCTCAGTTGCAACGGCCTTTCAGGCGAAATTCCGGAGGAGTTCACGGCGTTGAACAAGCTCGGAGTGTTAGATCTCTCTCACAATCAACTCTCCGGCGACCTTCAATATCTCGCCGGCCTTCAAAACCTCGTCGTGCTCAACGTATCGGACAACGATTTCTCCGGCCGGGTACCGGACACCTCGTTCTTCTCGAAGCTTCCGCTGAGCATGCTCGACGGAAACCCCAACCTTTGCTTATCCGGCAACCGCTGCGCCGCCGGAAACGGCGGAGGCTCCGCAGAGCACGGCCGAGCGGCGAGGGTGGCAATGGTGGTGCTCCTCTGCGGGGCGTGCGCGCTCCTCCTCGCGGCTCTCTACATCATCCTCGGAGGTCAGAGGCGGGCCCACAAGGCCCACATAAGCGATGGTGACATGGCGGAGATGGGACCGCCATGGGACGTCACGCTATACCAAAAGCTAGACTTGTCTATAGATGACGTGGCCAAATGCTTGACAGATGGCAATGTAATTGGCCACGGACGAACCGGCGTCGTTTACAGAGCAAACGTCCCCTCGGGGCTAACCATCGCGGTCAAGAGATTTCAGCCGGCAGAGAAGTACTCGGCCTCCGCATTCTCATCGGAGAATGCCACGTTGGCGCGGATACGTCACCGGAATATCGTACGGCTTTTGGGTTGGGCTGCTAACAAGAAAACAAAGCTACTGTTCTATGATCATTTGCCAAATGGTACATTAGGTGAATTGTTACACGAAGGCGGCTGCGGTGGCAGAGTGGTGGAGTGGGGTATTCGGTTCAAGATAGCGTTGGATGTGGCCGAAGGGTTAGCTTATTTGCACCACGACTGTGTCCCGGCTATCCTGCACCGGGACGTCAAGGCGCACAATATACTCTTGGGCGATCGGTACGAGGCCTGTTTGGCCGATTTTGGATTAGCTAGGCTGGTGGAGGATGAACATGGCACGTTTTCGGCTAAACCACAGTTTGCCGGGTCCTACGGCTACATTGCACCTG AGTATGCTTGCATGCTAAAGATCACCGAGAAGAGCGATGTCTACAGTTACGGCGTAGTCCTGCTTGAAACCATAACCGGGAAGAAACCAGTGGACCCATCCTTCCCCGAAAACCAACACGTCATCCAATGGGTCCGCGACCACCTCAAGAGCAAGAAAGACCCAGTTGACATCATTGATCCGAAATTACAAGGTCATCCCGACACGCAGATACAAGAAATGCTCCAGGCGCTCGGCATATCCCTCCTCTGCACTAGCAACCGCGCAGAGGACCGTCCAGCTATGAAAGACGTCGTGGCATTGCTAAGGGAGATTCGACAGGAGTCCGGGGCGGGAGGGGAGGCCAAAAAATCCGCCAAGAACTCGGAAGTTGGGTCGTATTCGTCGTCGTCGGTGACTCCGGCTCAGTTGATGCTCCTTCAGGGGTCGTCGAATTGTTCGCTTGTCTATTCATCTTCGTCAGGTAGTTATCTCTCAGGAAGTAATATTAATCAATAA